The Longimicrobium sp. sequence CCTGAACCCCGTTGTACCGGGCCAGGTGTAGCCATATCCGCCCCCCGTACCACCCGACGCAGAAGCGCTGCAGCTGAGGGAGCCGGTACGGAAGGATTGGCAGTTGATCTGAACGCTGGGCGGCGTGGACGACGACGGCCACGCCGGCGGAGGCGAGTACCCGGCGAGCGTAGAGTTCACCAGGCGGTTGTTGGGTGCGCCTGTACCCGCGCCCGCCACCTTGTCCGCGAACGCGGAGTTCAGGATGGCCGCCGACACCGTCGCGGGCGTGGCAGTGGCATCGGT is a genomic window containing:
- a CDS encoding S8 family serine peptidase, whose amino-acid sequence is SAIPSAWHTGNTATNTLDGTSMAAPHVAGVAALYLETDATATPATVSAAILNSAFADKVAGAGTGAPNNRLVNSTLAGYSPPPAWPSSSTPPSVQINCQSFRTGSLSCSASASGGTGGGYGYTWPGTTGFRSNAQTTMVQCSYGWPVDVYVTVIDSGGSGVTHWEAVQCGGSGFS